Proteins encoded in a region of the Elusimicrobiota bacterium genome:
- a CDS encoding M48 family metalloprotease, whose product MKRFLLLNVLVLAGCQGFQNLDVSSMTGGRINSNVDLTKVAKGVNQVRKGFAEISESEEYYIGRAVAAQVLTRYKPLNDPGLNAYAQKVTQAVALASDRPSTFKGYHVQVLASDEINAFAAPGGFIFVTKGMLELVRSEDELAGVLAHEVAHVAKKHGLKTIQTSRLTSAFAILGSEAAKNYTPQQVSRLTSAFEGAVDDVVNKLVVNGYSRDKEYEADKFGAQYAKAANYDPGALKAFLERMEKAEGSGGGGMFKTHPSPSKREAELGALSPASGYKRSSERGRRFSAAVQL is encoded by the coding sequence ATGAAGCGCTTTCTCCTCCTGAACGTCCTCGTCCTCGCCGGCTGCCAGGGCTTCCAGAACCTCGACGTGAGCTCGATGACCGGCGGGCGCATCAACTCGAACGTCGACCTGACCAAGGTCGCCAAGGGCGTCAACCAGGTCCGCAAGGGCTTCGCGGAGATCTCCGAGAGCGAGGAGTACTACATCGGTCGGGCCGTCGCCGCGCAGGTCCTGACCCGCTACAAGCCGCTCAACGATCCCGGGCTGAACGCCTACGCGCAGAAGGTGACGCAGGCCGTCGCGCTCGCCTCGGACCGGCCCTCGACGTTCAAGGGCTACCACGTCCAGGTGCTGGCGTCCGACGAGATCAACGCCTTCGCCGCGCCCGGCGGGTTCATCTTCGTGACGAAGGGCATGCTCGAGCTCGTGCGCAGCGAGGACGAGCTCGCGGGCGTGCTCGCCCACGAGGTCGCGCACGTCGCCAAGAAGCACGGCCTCAAGACGATCCAGACCTCGCGGCTGACGAGCGCCTTCGCCATCCTCGGCTCCGAGGCGGCGAAGAACTACACCCCGCAGCAGGTCAGCCGGCTGACCAGCGCCTTCGAGGGCGCGGTCGACGACGTCGTCAACAAGCTCGTCGTCAACGGCTACAGCCGCGACAAGGAGTACGAGGCGGACAAGTTCGGCGCGCAGTACGCCAAGGCCGCGAACTACGACCCGGGCGCGCTGAAGGCCTTCCTCGAGCGCATGGAGAAGGCCGAGGGCTCGGGCGGCGGCGGGATGTTCAAGACCCACCCCTCGCCCTCCAAGCGCGAGGCCGAGCTCGGCGCCTTGTCTCCCGCGTCCGGCTACAAGCGCTCCTCCGAGCGCGGCCGGCGCTTCTCGGCGGCCGTCCAGCTCTGA